In Candidatus Nitronauta litoralis, one DNA window encodes the following:
- a CDS encoding MoaD/ThiS family protein → MSVKVRIPTPLMKLTNNQAEVEAEGTTIEEMFNHLESQFGGIKERICEENGSPRRFINIYVNEEDIRFLEGEKTAIKDGDEVSIIPAIAGGAW, encoded by the coding sequence ATGTCAGTAAAAGTACGAATCCCGACCCCTCTTATGAAATTGACCAACAACCAGGCAGAGGTGGAAGCTGAAGGGACTACCATAGAAGAAATGTTCAACCATCTGGAGTCCCAGTTTGGTGGCATCAAGGAACGTATTTGTGAAGAAAACGGTTCTCCGCGCCGCTTCATCAATATTTACGTGAACGAAGAAGACATCCGCTTTCTTGAAGGTGAAAAAACTGCGATCAAGGATGGGGATGAAGTATCGATCATTCCGGCGATTGCCGGGGGTGCCTGGTAA